From a region of the Triticum aestivum cultivar Chinese Spring chromosome 7D, IWGSC CS RefSeq v2.1, whole genome shotgun sequence genome:
- the LOC123169892 gene encoding FBD-associated F-box protein At5g60610 yields MSDGAATLLSTAGYDGEGRISDLHDDLLRQIVSRLPVTDAACTAVLASRWRHLWRSTPLVLDDAHLPKPTRAASVVRVLADHPGPFRAVLLTDCRPASLDRELPEWPRLLAAKGTQELALFNKHVHSRLPADILRCSSLQFLSLSFWRFPGDLSRSADAFLPHLRKLDMIGISMTEHDLDYLLAASPVLQTLTLALNSPKRVHLRSQSLRCVLVGLSTMEKFVAMEKFAVMDAPLLERLILLEPSIARCDRVRIKIACAPSLRVLGYLEPRVHKLQIGDNVIGPDTMTSRCAVVPGVRILALKVNFRILSEVKMLASFLRCFPNISTLHIESALHARSSIAYQPTWEHHAKFWEEVTAVKCWKSRVKRIVFHKFRGNQKEFEFLKFIAGDAQELESLLLVPLDENFTSAVEVNEMIDRSGCPQFRAWASKVLLV; encoded by the exons ATGAGCGACggcgccgccaccctcctctccaccGCGGGGTACGACGGCGAGGGCCGCATCAGCGACCTCCACGACGACCTCCTCCGCCAGATCGTCTCCCGCCTCCCCGTCACAGACGCCGCCTGCACCGCCGTCCTCGCCTCCCGCTGGCGCCACCTATGGCGCTCCACCCCTCTCGTCCTCGACGACGCCCACCTCCCGAAGCCCACGCGCGCCGCCTCCGTTGTCCGAGTCCTCGCCGACCACCCGGGCCCCTTCCGCGCCGTCCTCCTCACCGACTGCAGGCCCGCCTCCCTCGACCGTGAGCTCCCCGAGTGgccgcgcctcctcgccgccaAGGGCACCCAGGAGCTCGCCCTCTTTAACAAGCACGTCCACTCGCGCCTTCCCGCCGACATCCTCCGCTGCTCCTCGCTCCAGTTCCTCTCACTGTCCTTCTGGAGGTTCCCCGGCGACCTCTCCCGCAGCGCCGACGCCTTTCTTCCCCACCTCCGGAAACTCGACATGATAGGTATCAGCATGACCGAACATGACCTGGATTACTTGCTCGCTGCCAGCCCCGTCCTGCAGACCCTTACGCTGGCCCTCAATTCGCCCAAGCGCGTCCATCTCCGCAGCCAAAGCCTCCGGTGTGTGCTCGTTGGGCTGTCCACCATGGAGAAGTTCGTCGCCATGGAGAAGTTCGCCGTGATGGACGCGCCACTCTTGGAGCGCCTCATCCTTTTGGAGCCGTCTATTGCTAGGTGCGATCGTGTGAGGATCAAGATTGCTTGTGCACCCAGCTTGCGAGTGCTCGGGTACCTGGAGCCAAGAGTTCACAAGCTGCAGATCGGTGACAATGTCATCGGG CCGGACACAATGACGAGCAGATGCGCTGTGGTTCCAGGCGTCAGGATATTGGCCTTGAAAGTGAATTTCCGTATCCTCAGCGAGGTCAAGATGCTAGCCAGCTTCCTCAGATGCTTCCCCAACATCTCAACTCTGCACATTGAG TCTGCCCTACATGCTCGATCCTCAATTGCCTATCAACCCACTTGGGAGCACCATGCCAAGTTCTGGGAGGAGGTCACTGCAGTTAAATGCTGGAAATCACGCGTCAAGAGGATCGTTTTCCACAAGTTCAGAGGGAATCAAAAAGAATTTGAATTCCTCAAGTTCATCGCCGGGGATGCGCAGGAGCTTGAGTCTTTGCTGCTTGTGCCGCTCGATGAAAATTTTACTTCAGCGGTTGAGGTGAATGAGATGATAGACAGATCCGGCTGTCCTCAGTTTCGAGCATGGGCCTCTAAAGTGTTGCTGGTGTAG